Proteins encoded by one window of Porphyrobacter sp. YT40:
- a CDS encoding M48 family metalloprotease has protein sequence MARNVRKMLAFGAASLTLAGCMGTGESIPSASAPITQSEAEMGAQYHPQFLAEFGGAMTGSQAQYVEQVGKNIAVQSGLGNARESFTVSLLNSPVHNAFAVPGGYIYTTRQLVTLMNNEAELAGVLGHEVGHVAARHSQRRQKAATTNTLVGGGLAILSGLLLGDSQIGQTLSRGFLQGSQLLTLRFSRQQELEADDLGIQYLGKAGYDRRAMATVLASLAAQNALDARLAGRNASVPEWASTHPDPASRVQGALSKANAAGTGGVTNRDTFLTRIDGLLYGDDPAQGIIEGSTFIHPELMLAFTAPQGFYMVNGTRAVSIQGQGGQAQMTTATYAGNLETYVRQQFAALGGQNSQLAPAEIQRTTVNGLPAVYGTARVNNGNSQVDVVVFAYEFGRNQAFHFSAITPAGKAGTFNSMFQSMRRISSAEAGAVVPKKLQVVTVARGDTVATLARRMAYPSAQEERFRVLNALSSNDALTPGQKVKLVVRAR, from the coding sequence ATGGCACGAAATGTTCGCAAGATGCTCGCCTTTGGCGCGGCCTCACTGACGCTGGCCGGATGCATGGGCACCGGCGAATCGATCCCCTCGGCGTCGGCCCCGATTACCCAGTCCGAAGCCGAGATGGGCGCGCAGTATCACCCGCAATTCCTTGCCGAATTCGGCGGCGCGATGACGGGCAGTCAGGCCCAGTATGTCGAGCAGGTGGGCAAGAACATCGCGGTGCAATCGGGCCTCGGCAACGCACGCGAGAGCTTTACCGTCAGCCTTCTGAACTCGCCTGTGCACAATGCCTTCGCGGTGCCGGGCGGCTATATCTACACCACCCGCCAGCTGGTGACGCTGATGAACAACGAGGCGGAACTGGCGGGCGTGCTCGGGCACGAGGTCGGCCACGTCGCCGCGCGCCACAGCCAGCGGCGGCAGAAGGCCGCGACCACCAACACGCTGGTGGGCGGGGGGCTGGCGATTCTCTCAGGCCTCCTGCTGGGCGATTCGCAGATCGGGCAGACGCTGTCGCGCGGGTTCCTGCAAGGCTCGCAGCTGCTGACCTTGCGATTCTCGCGCCAGCAGGAGCTCGAGGCGGACGATCTGGGCATCCAGTATCTCGGCAAGGCCGGTTACGATCGGCGTGCGATGGCGACCGTGCTCGCCAGCCTCGCGGCGCAGAATGCGCTCGATGCGCGGCTGGCCGGGCGCAATGCCAGCGTCCCCGAATGGGCCTCGACCCACCCCGATCCCGCCAGCCGGGTGCAGGGCGCGCTGTCGAAGGCCAATGCGGCGGGCACCGGCGGTGTCACGAATCGCGACACCTTCCTCACCCGGATCGACGGGTTGCTCTATGGCGACGACCCGGCACAGGGGATTATCGAGGGCAGCACCTTCATCCACCCCGAACTGATGCTCGCCTTCACCGCGCCGCAGGGCTTCTACATGGTCAACGGGACACGCGCGGTGAGCATCCAGGGGCAGGGCGGTCAGGCGCAGATGACCACCGCGACCTATGCCGGCAATCTGGAAACCTATGTGCGCCAGCAGTTTGCCGCGCTCGGCGGGCAGAACAGCCAGCTCGCCCCGGCTGAGATCCAGCGCACGACCGTGAACGGCCTGCCGGCGGTTTACGGCACGGCGCGGGTCAACAACGGCAATTCGCAGGTCGATGTGGTGGTCTTTGCCTATGAATTCGGGCGCAATCAGGCGTTCCACTTCAGCGCCATTACGCCTGCGGGCAAGGCCGGAACCTTCAATTCGATGTTCCAGTCGATGCGGCGAATCAGCTCCGCCGAGGCGGGCGCGGTGGTGCCGAAGAAGCTGCAGGTGGTCACCGTGGCGCGCGGGGACACCGTGGCAACTCTGGCGCGGCGGATGGCCTATCCTTCCGCGCAGGAAGAACGCTTCCGGGTGCTCAATGCGCTCAGCAGCAATGATGCTCTGACGCCCGGCCAGAAGGTCAAGCTGGTGGTGCGCGCGCGCTAA
- a CDS encoding peroxiredoxin, with product MTISVGDKIPEVTLIKATAEGPQPVKSSDYFAGKKIALFSVPGAFTPTCSARHLPGFVEKADELKAKGVDEIVGTAVNDAFVMGAWNKAAGSDDITMLADGNAEFVEAIGLTMDGSGFGLGKRGQRFSMVINDGVVEQLNVEEPGDFKVSSAEHLLGQL from the coding sequence ATGACCATTTCCGTTGGCGACAAGATCCCCGAAGTCACCCTGATCAAGGCCACCGCCGAAGGCCCGCAGCCGGTCAAGTCCTCGGACTATTTCGCGGGCAAGAAGATCGCGCTGTTCAGCGTGCCGGGCGCCTTCACCCCGACCTGCTCGGCCCGTCACCTCCCCGGCTTCGTCGAGAAGGCCGATGAACTGAAGGCCAAGGGTGTCGACGAGATCGTCGGCACCGCGGTCAACGATGCCTTCGTGATGGGCGCCTGGAACAAGGCCGCCGGCAGCGACGACATCACCATGCTGGCGGACGGCAATGCCGAATTCGTCGAGGCGATCGGCCTCACCATGGATGGCTCGGGCTTCGGCCTCGGCAAGCGCGGGCAGCGTTTCTCGATGGTGATCAACGATGGCGTGGTCGAACAGCTCAACGTCGAAGAGCCGGGCGACTTCAAGGTCTCGAGCGCGGAGCACCTGCTCGGCCAGCTCTGA
- a CDS encoding Flp family type IVb pilin, whose product MVNILKRLRHDTAGATAVEYGLIVSLIVIAILGALMGVADTNTRVWDEVETRSVDAMTN is encoded by the coding sequence ATGGTCAATATCCTGAAGCGGCTCCGGCATGACACTGCGGGGGCAACCGCTGTGGAATATGGCTTGATCGTCAGCTTGATTGTCATCGCGATCCTCGGCGCTCTGATGGGCGTGGCGGATACCAACACCCGCGTGTGGGACGAAGTGGAAACACGTAGTGTCGATGCAATGACAAACTAA
- a CDS encoding cytochrome c: MLSMSARHVFVAASLSLALAACSGADGGSAAAEAPPVIKERHDNFEAIGDAFKAVRGELEKDTPDFALITAKANDINARAMKIEGHFPAGTSTEDGFKTEALPAIWEKPEEFKAAQQKLIDESAKLASVAEGGDKAAVSAQAMAMGGACKGCHDKFRLDDEK; the protein is encoded by the coding sequence ATGCTGTCGATGTCCGCCCGCCATGTTTTTGTTGCCGCTTCCCTGAGCCTCGCCCTTGCCGCCTGTTCCGGGGCCGATGGCGGAAGTGCGGCGGCCGAAGCCCCGCCGGTGATCAAGGAGCGGCACGACAATTTCGAAGCGATCGGCGATGCCTTCAAGGCGGTGCGCGGCGAGCTGGAAAAGGACACGCCCGATTTCGCGCTGATCACAGCCAAGGCCAATGACATCAACGCCCGCGCGATGAAGATCGAAGGCCATTTCCCGGCCGGCACCAGCACCGAAGATGGCTTCAAGACCGAGGCGCTCCCCGCGATCTGGGAGAAGCCCGAGGAGTTCAAGGCCGCGCAGCAGAAGCTGATCGACGAAAGCGCCAAGCTCGCCAGCGTGGCGGAGGGTGGTGACAAGGCCGCGGTTAGTGCGCAGGCGATGGCGATGGGCGGCGCGTGCAAGGGCTGTCACGACAAGTTCCGGCTCGACGACGAAAAGTAG
- a CDS encoding Flp family type IVb pilin, whose protein sequence is MKFFSKLIRDEQGATAIEYGLIAALIAVAAITAMTTLGETLEETFTEVDTEMQAGIDAN, encoded by the coding sequence ATGAAGTTTTTCAGCAAGCTGATCCGCGACGAACAGGGCGCCACCGCCATCGAATACGGCCTGATCGCCGCTCTGATCGCCGTCGCCGCGATCACCGCCATGACCACCCTCGGTGAAACCCTCGAAGAAACCTTCACCGAAGTCGACACCGAAATGCAGGCTGGCATCGACGCCAACTAA
- the aroB gene encoding 3-dehydroquinate synthase: MAVIPVALAGREYEVVIEEGLLARLPEAAAAFFGAYGPDRPVPFVADSNTHRLYAEAITQDLMTAGFSVEWFVVEPGEQSKSWGALEALTDWLLALGITRKDHVFALGGGVVGDLVGFACAITKRGCGFVQLPTTLLAQVDSSVGGKTAINTAAGKNLIGAFHQPSLVLVDTATLDTLPDREMRAGYAEVLKYGLLGDAAFFAWLEANGASVLAREPEALEHAIAASIAMKARIVAADERETEDLRALLNLGHTFGHALEAETGFSDRLLHGEAVALGIVLAARYSARRGEISAADAARAQAAIAAAGLPARLADLGLACDGAALVDHMRHDKKAEARTLPFLLLRALGEAYVARDVDLADIAAFLDAELAG, from the coding sequence ATGGCTGTAATTCCCGTCGCGCTGGCCGGGCGCGAATATGAGGTGGTGATCGAGGAAGGGCTGCTCGCGCGCCTGCCCGAAGCCGCCGCCGCGTTTTTCGGAGCCTATGGCCCCGATCGCCCGGTGCCCTTCGTCGCCGATTCCAACACTCACCGGCTTTACGCTGAGGCGATCACGCAAGACCTGATGACGGCAGGGTTCTCGGTCGAATGGTTCGTCGTCGAGCCGGGCGAGCAATCCAAAAGCTGGGGCGCGCTCGAAGCGCTGACCGACTGGTTGCTGGCGCTCGGGATCACCCGCAAGGATCATGTCTTCGCGCTGGGCGGCGGCGTGGTGGGCGATCTGGTCGGCTTTGCCTGTGCCATCACCAAGCGCGGCTGCGGCTTTGTGCAACTGCCCACGACCTTGCTGGCGCAGGTCGACTCCTCCGTCGGCGGCAAGACCGCGATCAATACGGCGGCGGGCAAGAACCTGATCGGAGCCTTCCATCAGCCCTCGCTGGTCCTGGTGGATACAGCGACCCTCGACACCCTGCCGGATCGCGAAATGCGCGCCGGTTATGCCGAGGTGCTGAAATATGGCCTGCTCGGCGATGCGGCGTTTTTCGCTTGGCTTGAGGCCAACGGTGCGTCCGTTTTGGCGCGCGAGCCGGAGGCGCTCGAACACGCCATCGCCGCCAGCATCGCGATGAAGGCGCGGATTGTCGCCGCCGACGAGCGCGAGACCGAGGATTTGCGCGCGCTGCTCAACCTTGGCCACACTTTCGGCCACGCGCTGGAGGCCGAGACCGGCTTTTCCGACCGTCTGCTCCATGGCGAGGCCGTTGCCTTGGGCATCGTGCTGGCGGCAAGATATTCGGCGCGCCGGGGCGAGATTTCCGCCGCCGATGCCGCGCGCGCGCAAGCGGCGATCGCGGCGGCAGGCCTGCCCGCACGGCTCGCCGATCTCGGCCTTGCCTGCGACGGCGCGGCGCTGGTCGATCACATGCGCCATGACAAGAAAGCCGAAGCGCGCACCCTGCCCTTCCTGCTGCTGCGCGCGCTGGGCGAGGCCTATGTCGCCCGCGATGTCGATCTGGCGGACATCGCCGCCTTCCTCGATGCGGAGCTGGCCGGGTGA
- a CDS encoding cytochrome b/b6 domain-containing protein, whose product MDDTAQTATARPQDVRVWDPLLRLTHWSFPILIPAMWWTAENSKWALHRQIGLVLLGILTFRVLWGFLGPKTARFSQFVKGPGAVMAYLRGDGSVGPPIGHSPLGGWSTVALIGVMLLQVSLGLFAGDPYDGMTGPLNPLVGVLTADTITEIHEAFFNVVAALIVLHLAAITYYAVKGNDLVSPMVGGERPPMEGVEGIGPMPWGRGLVAVALAAGFALWIANGAPPLT is encoded by the coding sequence ATGGACGACACGGCGCAGACAGCGACGGCGCGGCCGCAGGACGTGCGCGTGTGGGACCCGCTGCTGCGGCTGACCCACTGGAGCTTCCCGATCCTGATTCCGGCGATGTGGTGGACGGCGGAAAACTCCAAGTGGGCGCTGCACCGGCAGATCGGGCTGGTGCTGCTTGGCATCCTGACCTTCCGGGTGCTGTGGGGCTTTCTCGGCCCGAAGACCGCGCGGTTCTCGCAATTCGTGAAGGGGCCGGGGGCGGTGATGGCCTATCTGCGGGGGGATGGCAGCGTCGGCCCGCCGATCGGCCACTCGCCGCTGGGAGGGTGGAGCACTGTTGCGCTGATCGGGGTGATGCTGTTGCAGGTCAGCCTCGGGCTGTTCGCGGGCGATCCCTATGACGGGATGACCGGGCCGCTCAACCCGCTTGTGGGCGTGCTGACCGCCGACACCATCACCGAAATTCACGAAGCCTTCTTCAACGTCGTAGCCGCGCTGATCGTGCTGCACCTGGCGGCGATCACCTACTACGCGGTGAAGGGCAACGACCTCGTCAGCCCGATGGTGGGCGGCGAGCGTCCGCCGATGGAAGGCGTCGAGGGGATTGGGCCGATGCCGTGGGGCAGGGGGCTGGTGGCGGTGGCGCTGGCTGCGGGCTTCGCGCTGTGGATCGCCAATGGCGCGCCGCCGCTGACGTGA
- a CDS encoding GNAT family N-acetyltransferase has product MRIARADLDDPEVQAMIAYHQRAMVEGSPPGLSFALDLSGLRTDDVTVWEARVDGRVAAIGALKRLDGQRGEVKSMRTHPDFLRRGLAAALLETIIDHARDEGLTVLSLETGSGPAFEPALALYRRRGFVNGPAFADYVLTDFNQCLHLALD; this is encoded by the coding sequence GTGAGGATCGCCCGCGCCGACCTCGACGATCCCGAGGTGCAGGCGATGATCGCCTATCACCAGCGCGCGATGGTGGAAGGCTCCCCGCCGGGCCTGAGCTTTGCGCTCGATCTGAGCGGGTTGCGGACCGACGATGTCACCGTGTGGGAGGCGCGGGTGGATGGCCGGGTCGCGGCCATCGGCGCGCTCAAGCGGCTGGATGGGCAGCGCGGTGAGGTCAAGTCGATGCGCACCCACCCCGATTTCCTGCGCCGGGGTCTGGCCGCCGCGCTGCTGGAGACGATCATCGACCATGCGCGCGACGAGGGTCTGACGGTGCTCAGCCTCGAGACCGGATCAGGCCCCGCCTTCGAACCCGCGCTGGCGCTCTACCGGCGGCGGGGCTTCGTGAACGGGCCTGCCTTTGCCGATTACGTGCTCACCGATTTCAACCAGTGCCTGCATTTGGCGCTGGACTGA
- a CDS encoding (deoxy)nucleoside triphosphate pyrophosphohydrolase → MTGGWIAVVAGALVRADGRWLMHRRPVGKHHAGLWEFPGGKVEGNEMPLQSLIRELTEELGILCDPQACTPAGFATSAAAEGQRGLVILLYTITGWDGEPQALEGGAIGWFTPAESLALDKPPLDVALAARLFANIPNSAQAPLPRPNDPPKGPAPVRTRSSAG, encoded by the coding sequence ATGACCGGGGGCTGGATTGCCGTGGTCGCCGGGGCGCTGGTGCGGGCGGACGGGCGCTGGCTGATGCACAGGCGCCCCGTCGGCAAACACCATGCCGGGCTGTGGGAATTCCCCGGCGGCAAGGTGGAAGGCAATGAAATGCCTCTGCAATCGCTCATCCGCGAGCTGACCGAGGAGCTCGGGATCCTGTGCGATCCGCAGGCCTGCACACCCGCCGGATTCGCGACAAGCGCCGCCGCCGAAGGCCAGCGCGGGCTTGTCATCCTGCTTTACACCATCACCGGCTGGGACGGCGAGCCTCAGGCGCTGGAGGGCGGGGCGATCGGATGGTTCACGCCTGCCGAGTCGCTTGCGCTCGACAAGCCCCCGCTCGACGTGGCGCTGGCCGCAAGGCTCTTTGCAAATATCCCGAATTCCGCCCAAGCCCCCTTGCCAAGGCCGAATGACCCCCCTAAAGGGCCCGCTCCGGTGCGCACCCGTAGCTCAGCTGGATAG
- a CDS encoding tyrosine recombinase: MSTSTDAFLAMLATERGAAANTLAAYRRDLAQAEEAIGDLVEASRDAVASLSGEWASLAPASVARKASALRQFFGFAIDEGWRSDDPSGALPAPRARRPLPKVLGHEQIAALFARAEAEAADDDPKAVRLLALIELLYGSGLRASELVGLPLSAVPRDAPFLTVTGKGGTTRLVPVGARALEALARWLALRPQGETSRWLFPSGKGQHLSRVRLFQLIKGIAGRAGLDPASISPHVLRHAFATHLLEGGADLRVLQTLLGHADISTTQIYTHVDAARLVALVNSRHPLATRATSD; this comes from the coding sequence ATGTCCACGAGCACCGACGCGTTCCTCGCCATGCTGGCGACCGAGCGCGGCGCGGCGGCGAACACGCTGGCGGCCTACCGGCGCGATCTTGCGCAGGCGGAGGAAGCCATCGGCGATCTGGTCGAGGCATCGCGCGATGCGGTGGCCAGCCTTTCCGGCGAATGGGCCAGCCTCGCCCCGGCCAGCGTCGCGCGCAAGGCCTCGGCGCTCCGGCAATTTTTCGGCTTTGCGATCGACGAAGGCTGGCGCAGTGACGATCCCTCCGGCGCGCTGCCCGCCCCCCGCGCGCGCCGGCCGCTTCCCAAGGTGCTGGGGCACGAGCAGATTGCCGCGCTTTTCGCCCGCGCGGAGGCCGAGGCTGCGGATGACGATCCCAAGGCCGTGCGGCTGCTGGCGCTGATCGAACTGCTCTACGGATCGGGCCTGCGCGCGAGCGAGTTGGTCGGCCTGCCGCTCAGCGCCGTGCCGCGCGATGCGCCCTTCCTGACGGTCACGGGCAAGGGCGGCACGACCCGGCTGGTGCCGGTCGGCGCGCGCGCGCTGGAGGCGCTGGCCCGCTGGCTGGCGCTGCGCCCGCAAGGCGAGACTTCACGCTGGCTGTTCCCCTCGGGCAAGGGCCAGCACCTCAGCCGCGTGAGATTGTTCCAGCTGATCAAGGGGATTGCGGGCCGCGCCGGGCTCGACCCCGCCAGCATCAGCCCCCACGTGCTGCGCCACGCCTTTGCCACCCACCTGCTGGAAGGCGGCGCGGACCTGCGCGTGCTCCAGACCCTGCTCGGCCATGCCGACATTTCCACCACGCAGATCTACACCCATGTCGATGCCGCGCGACTGGTGGCACTGGTCAATTCCCGCCACCCGCTTGCAACGCGGGCAACATCCGACTAG
- a CDS encoding acetyl-CoA carboxylase carboxyltransferase subunit alpha, with protein MISYLDFEKPVAALEERITQLRSVNALHDVDVASEIGRLETKSAELLASTYASLTPWQKTQVARHPQRPHFRDYVAHAFSDFMPLGGDRLYGDDLAIMGGFARLDGRRVMLIGHEKGNDTKSRIAHNFGMGKPEGYRKAIRLMELAGRFGLPVVTLVDTSGAFPGIEAEERGQAEAIARSTEACLAIGVPMVAAIVGEGGSGGAVALASANRVLMMEHAVYSVISPEGCASILWRTSEKAPEAAQAMKVTAQDLKRIKVIDRIVKEPVGGAHRDPAAAARMLGQALSEEVEQLAAKSPAELISAREERFLAIGG; from the coding sequence ATGATTTCCTACCTCGATTTCGAGAAGCCGGTCGCCGCGCTGGAAGAGCGCATCACCCAGCTGCGCAGTGTCAACGCGCTGCATGACGTCGATGTCGCCAGCGAGATCGGGCGGCTCGAGACCAAGAGCGCCGAGCTGCTGGCGAGCACCTATGCCTCGCTCACCCCCTGGCAGAAGACGCAGGTCGCCCGGCACCCGCAGCGCCCGCATTTCCGCGACTATGTCGCCCATGCTTTCAGCGACTTCATGCCGCTGGGCGGCGACCGCCTCTATGGCGATGATCTCGCGATCATGGGCGGTTTTGCACGGCTCGACGGCCGCCGCGTGATGCTGATCGGTCACGAAAAGGGCAACGACACCAAGAGCCGGATCGCCCACAATTTCGGCATGGGCAAACCCGAAGGCTACCGCAAGGCGATCCGCCTGATGGAGCTTGCCGGGCGATTCGGCCTGCCGGTGGTGACGCTGGTCGATACTTCGGGGGCCTTTCCGGGGATCGAGGCGGAAGAGCGCGGCCAGGCCGAAGCCATCGCCCGTTCGACCGAAGCCTGCCTCGCGATCGGCGTGCCGATGGTCGCCGCGATCGTGGGCGAGGGCGGATCGGGCGGCGCGGTCGCACTCGCCAGCGCCAACCGCGTGCTGATGATGGAGCACGCGGTCTATTCGGTGATTTCGCCCGAGGGCTGCGCCTCGATCCTGTGGCGCACCAGCGAAAAGGCGCCCGAGGCCGCGCAGGCGATGAAGGTCACCGCGCAGGATTTGAAGCGTATCAAGGTGATCGACCGGATCGTGAAGGAGCCGGTCGGCGGCGCGCATCGCGATCCGGCGGCGGCGGCGCGGATGCTCGGGCAGGCGCTCAGCGAAGAAGTCGAACAACTCGCCGCAAAGTCTCCGGCAGAATTGATTTCTGCGCGTGAGGAACGTTTTCTCGCCATCGGCGGTTAA
- the ahcY gene encoding adenosylhomocysteinase, with the protein MATLAATPTHEYVIKDIALAPFGRDEIMIAETEMPGLMALREEYGASQPLKGARITGSLHMTIQTAVLIETLVALGAEVRWATCNIFSTQDHAAAAIAASGIPVFAIKGETLGEYWDYVGRIFDWASEADPDLTCNMILDDGGDATMFALWGARIEAGEEMGEPANAEEIEFQRALKAFVAAKPGYLTKTVKAIKGVSEETTTGVMRLYQIAKQGKLPFPAINVNDSVTKSKFDNLYGCKESLVDAIRRATDVMLAGKVACVAGYGDVGKGSAASLRDGGARVMVTEIDPICALQAAMDGFEVVTMEDAVKRADIFVTATGNEDVITADHMEAMKPMAIVCNIGHFDSEIQISALSNYEWKEIKEGTDLVTFPDGKSIIILAKGRLVNLGCATGHPSFVMSASFTNQTLAQIELFTKSDEYQNDVYVLPKHLDEKVAALHLEKLGVKLTQLSDKQASYIGVPQAGPFKPDHYRY; encoded by the coding sequence ATGGCCACCCTCGCTGCCACCCCGACCCATGAATACGTGATCAAGGACATCGCGCTCGCCCCCTTCGGCCGCGACGAGATCATGATCGCCGAAACCGAAATGCCCGGCCTGATGGCGCTGCGCGAGGAATACGGCGCTTCGCAGCCGCTCAAGGGTGCGCGCATCACCGGTTCGCTGCACATGACCATCCAGACCGCGGTGCTGATCGAGACCCTCGTGGCGCTGGGCGCGGAAGTGCGCTGGGCGACCTGCAACATCTTCTCCACGCAGGACCACGCCGCCGCCGCGATCGCTGCCAGCGGCATTCCGGTCTTCGCCATCAAGGGCGAGACGCTGGGCGAGTATTGGGACTACGTGGGCCGCATCTTCGACTGGGCCTCGGAAGCCGACCCTGATCTCACTTGCAACATGATCCTCGACGATGGCGGTGACGCCACCATGTTCGCGCTGTGGGGCGCGCGCATCGAAGCGGGCGAGGAAATGGGCGAGCCGGCCAACGCGGAGGAAATCGAATTCCAGCGCGCGCTCAAGGCCTTCGTCGCCGCCAAGCCGGGCTACCTCACCAAGACGGTGAAGGCGATCAAGGGCGTTTCGGAAGAAACCACCACCGGCGTCATGCGCCTCTACCAGATCGCCAAGCAGGGCAAGCTTCCCTTCCCGGCGATCAACGTGAACGACAGCGTCACCAAGTCGAAGTTCGACAACCTCTACGGCTGCAAGGAATCGCTGGTCGACGCGATCCGCCGCGCGACCGACGTGATGCTGGCCGGCAAGGTTGCCTGCGTTGCCGGCTACGGCGACGTCGGCAAGGGCTCGGCCGCTTCGCTCCGTGACGGCGGTGCCCGCGTCATGGTCACCGAGATCGACCCGATCTGCGCCCTTCAGGCCGCGATGGACGGCTTCGAAGTCGTCACCATGGAAGACGCCGTCAAGCGCGCCGACATCTTCGTCACCGCCACCGGCAACGAGGACGTCATCACCGCCGATCACATGGAGGCGATGAAGCCGATGGCGATCGTCTGCAACATCGGCCACTTCGACAGCGAGATCCAGATCTCGGCCCTGTCGAACTACGAGTGGAAGGAAATCAAGGAAGGCACCGATCTCGTGACCTTCCCCGATGGCAAGTCGATCATCATCCTCGCCAAGGGCCGTCTGGTGAACCTCGGCTGCGCCACCGGCCACCCGAGTTTCGTGATGAGCGCGAGCTTCACCAACCAGACGCTCGCTCAGATTGAACTGTTCACCAAGTCGGACGAATACCAGAACGACGTCTACGTCCTGCCCAAGCATCTCGACGAGAAGGTCGCCGCGCTGCACCTCGAAAAGCTGGGCGTGAAGCTGACCCAGCTGTCGGACAAGCAGGCGAGCTACATCGGCGTGCCGCAGGCTGGCCCGTTCAAGCCCGACCACTACCGCTACTAA
- the folE gene encoding GTP cyclohydrolase I FolE — MNYISAHDHDDAFDPENPLGKPEVPEEVQDAIRTLIAWAGDDPAREGLLDTPKRVGRAWLEYCEGYKEDPAIHLTRQFSEVGGYDEIVLLKDIPFQSHCEHHMAPIIGKAAIAYLPRNKVVGISKLARVLHGYARRLQIQERLTAEVAQCIWDHLDPHGVAVVIEAQHGCMTGRGVKTPGVGMITSRILGCFLDDPRSRKEVMSLMGY; from the coding sequence ATGAACTATATCTCTGCCCACGATCACGACGATGCGTTCGATCCGGAAAACCCGCTCGGCAAGCCCGAGGTACCCGAAGAGGTGCAGGATGCGATTCGCACGCTGATCGCCTGGGCGGGCGACGATCCGGCCCGCGAAGGCCTGCTCGACACCCCCAAGCGCGTGGGCCGCGCATGGCTGGAATATTGCGAGGGCTACAAGGAAGACCCGGCAATCCACCTCACGCGGCAATTCAGCGAAGTGGGCGGCTATGACGAGATCGTGCTGCTGAAGGACATTCCCTTCCAGTCGCATTGCGAACACCACATGGCGCCGATCATCGGCAAGGCAGCAATCGCCTATCTGCCGCGCAACAAGGTCGTGGGCATCTCCAAGCTCGCGCGCGTGCTGCACGGCTATGCCCGCCGCCTGCAAATCCAGGAGCGGCTTACCGCCGAGGTCGCGCAGTGCATCTGGGATCATCTCGACCCGCATGGCGTGGCGGTGGTGATCGAGGCGCAGCACGGCTGCATGACCGGGCGCGGGGTAAAGACCCCCGGCGTCGGCATGATCACCAGCCGCATCCTCGGCTGCTTCCTCGATGATCCGCGCAGCCGCAAGGAAGTGATGAGCCTCATGGGCTACTGA
- a CDS encoding metallopeptidase family protein, translated as MTHEPSAAEFEAAARAVLARLPEVFRRELAGVVLRVEEFATDEQLDSLGIADPWELTGLYEGVALTERSQWDSDGLPPVITLFRQPLLAEMEETGVTFAALVRHVVIHEAGHHFGLSDDDMHALEDSVGD; from the coding sequence ATGACGCACGAGCCCTCAGCCGCCGAATTCGAAGCCGCCGCGCGCGCGGTGCTGGCGCGGCTGCCCGAGGTGTTCCGGCGCGAACTGGCGGGCGTGGTGCTGCGCGTCGAGGAATTCGCGACCGACGAACAGCTCGATTCGCTCGGGATCGCAGACCCGTGGGAACTGACTGGCCTTTATGAAGGCGTCGCCCTCACGGAACGGTCGCAATGGGACAGCGACGGGCTGCCGCCGGTCATCACCCTGTTCCGTCAGCCGCTGCTGGCCGAGATGGAGGAAACCGGCGTCACCTTCGCCGCGCTGGTTCGCCATGTCGTGATTCACGAGGCGGGCCATCATTTCGGTCTGTCGGACGACGACATGCACGCGCTCGAGGACAGCGTCGGGGATTGA
- a CDS encoding shikimate kinase produces the protein MSAASPSHDHAVPEGLPARITRPVVLVGLMGVGKSTVGRRLAAMLARDFVDADEAIVEAAQRSIPEIFETFGEAYFRDGERRVIARLIEEGHGVIATGGGAFVDPSTRALVLDKGIAVWIDCDVDTLVERTARRGNRPLLKTGDPREILTRLARERAPFYGQAHIRVVSENGPHADTARAIIEAIDKWL, from the coding sequence ATGTCCGCTGCATCCCCCTCCCACGATCATGCCGTCCCGGAAGGCTTGCCTGCGCGCATCACCCGCCCGGTGGTGCTGGTGGGCCTGATGGGCGTAGGCAAGTCGACCGTCGGACGCAGGCTCGCCGCGATGCTCGCGCGCGACTTCGTCGATGCCGACGAGGCGATCGTGGAAGCCGCCCAGCGCAGCATTCCCGAAATCTTCGAAACCTTCGGCGAGGCCTATTTCCGCGATGGCGAACGGCGCGTGATTGCGCGCCTGATCGAGGAAGGCCACGGCGTGATCGCGACCGGCGGCGGGGCCTTTGTCGATCCCTCCACCCGCGCGCTGGTGCTGGACAAGGGTATCGCTGTGTGGATCGACTGCGACGTCGATACGCTGGTGGAGCGCACCGCGCGACGCGGCAACCGCCCGCTGCTCAAGACCGGCGACCCGCGCGAAATCCTGACCCGGCTGGCGCGCGAGCGGGCGCCGTTCTATGGGCAGGCGCATATCCGCGTCGTCAGCGAGAACGGCCCGCACGCCGACACCGCCCGCGCGATCATCGAGGCGATTGATAAATGGCTGTAA